The Syngnathoides biaculeatus isolate LvHL_M chromosome 16, ASM1980259v1, whole genome shotgun sequence DNA segment tttgcttgggtttcctccgggtactccggtttcctcccacatccccaaaacatgcaatattaatttgagactcgaaattgtccgtaggtgtgaacgtgtgactgtttgtctccatgtgccctgcgatgggctggcaaccagttcagggtgtacaccggctcctgcccgttgacagctgggataggctccggcactcactgcgacccttgtgaggatgagcagctaatgAAATGGCTGTATGGATGGATCTATGGATATAGAAACGTTCCCTGGAAAATATTTGGTTGGAAAGCGATGGTAGAGTGTAACGATGGCTACAGCGGTGAATTGAGATAAGAGCgacccttccatccattttcttaaccgcttatcctcacaagggttgcggggagggcaatgttaaaacaacaaattttcGACGTTGGACCTGGACTTGTCTTGTGCTTGCTGGGTTTGCGTTATGTTTCGTTTGATTGTAACTTTTATTTGAGCGGCAATAAACATCTCAAAGCCTCTTTTCTGAAAAATATGATACTGATTTGGTTTCGGCTTGTTGCGAAGTGATTCAATTCACCGCGACTGAACAGCGCTTATTTCCGAAGTTTGTGCTcgaaagtcaaagcaaaaaaaaaaaaaaaacactcttatCTCGACttgtttgaaatacattttagattGTAAAAGATTTGTCTTTTCTCTAATTCTGCTTttaatatccatccgtccattttctttcccgcttatcctcatgtgggtcgcaggggagggctggagcctatcccggccgtcgacgggcaggagccggggtacaccccgaactggtcgccggccaatcgcagggcacatggagacaaacagccgcactcacaatcacacctacgggcaatttagtgtccaattaatgttgtatgtttttgggatgtgggaggaaaccggagggcccggagagaacccacgcaggcacggggccgggatcgaacccgagtccctCCTTTAAGGGCAGAAAAAATAGAGTTAGCCAAAACCTCGTTTCCAGTATTTCGTTGACGCACTGATGATGTCCAGGTGCACCTGGCGAAGCAGCACTACAGCAAAGAGTTCTTCCCCCACCTGGGGCGCGACTACGCCGTGAAGGTGGTGAGCAGCGACAGCGAGGAGAAGGACTTCATGCGTGCGACGCTCAGCGGGACGGACGTACTCATCTGCACGGCGCAAATCCTCTTGAACGCGCTCGGGAGCGACGAGGAAGCCAAGCGCGTGGAGCTCTCGGGTGGGTCGGCGAGAACCGCAAACCGACGCCCGCCTCTTGGATAGCGTGCATGTTGGTAACGATTGGTAATCTCTTGTGTACGCCGTTATTCACCTGCACATCGCTAACAATATAGACGGGAACAAATGCGGGCGAAGAGCAATATTTAGCTTGATTTCTCACAATTACAGCACTGCTCTTAGAGCGCAAAGACGTCTTGGACGTAGTAGGGTTAGCGATGCTTTTTTGTTGCCTtgattgtcatgagcaaggctggaccgaggccaagaggggcgtggcctggccaccgctccgtcacagctgtgtcacatgaggctctgtgattagacaatgcatttcagttggagttttggcactggtttttgccagttcgttgcgtatGCTTtcccgccactgcgccattatagcccAGTCACACTTTCGGATacgctctttagttgactcctAGTTATCGGACGTTGTTTCGTgttttttggatcccgccttcttggactgtgttgctGTGCGCAACTttcgtttattaaaaaaaaaaacaaaaaaaaaaaaaacactgaacatcatgtcctcgtctgggagtcctgcatttgggtccgcttGTGCACCGTTGGTTCTTGAAGCGTCACTGCGATGGTTTCGCCAGGAAATCTTTAGCATGTCCGTGGCACTCAACCAGAGCTAAGCTGCCTCTTAAAGCGCACAAATATAAAACCTGCACCTTTTTATGTAGCATCTCCTACTGACCTCGATTACACCGATGAAAGTTCTGGTCactactttgcattttttttgtctacaacGGCGGTTTTCCGGAGTTTAACAGAGGGATTGACTTTATCGCGGTAATGCGGCTCGCAGACGTCACGCTGCTGGTGGTGGACGAGTGTCATCACACGCGCAAGGAGACAGCGTACAACAAGATCATGAGGCTCTACCTGGAGAAGAAGACGAGCGGCGACGGACGCTTGCCGCAGGTCCTCGGCCTCACGGCCTCGCCGGGAACGGGAGGAGCCAAATATCTGGAAAAGGCTGTGGAGCATGTACTACAGGTAAACTACATTTCAGTTGAATTGCGTCCCATTGAGGAGTTCTTTAGTTTATCATCATGAATTGTatgaaataatatatttacatccatccatccattttctttaccgcttatcctcacgagggtcacggggagtgctgtagtctatccgagctgtcaacgggcaggaggcggggtacaccctgaactggttgccagccaatgagagggcaaatatatttacaataatacatccatccattttctttgctgcttatgctcacaagggtcacggggagggctggagcctaccccagctaccaaggcagtaggcggggtacaacctgaactggttgccatccaatcgcagggcaaatatatTATCATCCAtattctgtgctgcttatcctcacgagggtcgctgggagtgctggagcctaccccagctgtcaacaggcaggaggcagggtacaccctgaactggttgccaaggcCAAGCTgcaaagaggatggatggatcctatttttgtaattttgtattCCTCATATATTATCTtggaattggagactctaaattgccccgaggtgggattgtgaatgcgactgttgtctgtctccgtgtgccctgagattggctggcgaccagttcaaggtatacccagcctcctgcccgatgacagctggggttggctccagcactcgtgtgacctttgtgaggataaacggcaaaagaaaacggatgaatggatggatcctgtttttgtaatgttGTATTCCTTATGTATTATAtttcaattggagactctaaagtgacccctccgtacagggcacttaaccacgcctcctgaagtgacgtcacgccacgtgcgctgacgtcagacaaacaattagcaaaaatatcggcgcagcaataaaaaaatagagcaaaactgtccgatttaagtgctgatttctcactcgcattcttagctaacagtgaaatatcgttgaaaagcagacagcgaggggtatttcaatggtgtttccatgcatatcgacggagaaactattgatattagcgcgagatctttccggagtcagaggaagaccgagaagccacataatataatatattctaacccaaagacgaattcgtcattgacagtttcctattttcgtgttacatatcacacttgtgtgcagaatctgtatgtgtatctgtattgccgtttgtgaaccgccgtatgaaggaaaagaagaaggcgaggcttgatttacgagttgtttctctcgttttctttgtgtgacgtcacgcgctcccctccaTAATTATTCTCGAATTAGtaccgaacctacgcaagtcccgaccgagtacgacaatcactactttagtgtcctcaaacatccttccttcagtcttggtgtctcggtgcacgtcgaaggcttttaggactgctagtccggtttagcttagctaattagccgcgaacaatgggacacgtttgtgcagtcagattgtcgcaaaatatcgctcaacacagatcaagtgtgtcaatcgttgacacgcagcagtgttatgcaagcgaagaactgctaattcatttatacgagacatgtattgaaaatcaaatatagggcataccttcgtgcaaacatatgtgttccggttgatattagatggatttagttgatgatgcggtcttccacaaactttgacccatcgaaggcatttttcgtactgggtcttcggttttggaaagggtacgaattgaactccaccaactcgcctttcaggatacccgtcgtcactattataaagtccgtgactaaacctcttaaccatatctattgttaaagaacccaaatacacgataaaacgccaacagaagctatactggaccatccagtcAGCGTTGTTTGAGATGATGCAGATCTCTGGcatctgattggtcagtgacgcggattgcgcaacatccacggaggggtcaattgcccctcggtgtgattgcgactgttgtcagtctctgtgtgccctgcgattggctggcgaccagttcagggtgtatcccgcctccagcccgatgataaatgggatagactccggcactctcgtgaccctcgtgaggataagcggctcagaaaattgatagatggatagtTCTAGCATCGTATGattgattttaatatttatcaTCTTATTATTATGGATACTTTGTCATTgcggaaatatttatttttactacaTTTGATAGTTTTGGAACTTTAGTTTGACTTTTTTGATGAATAGTGCTCTTAAAAgtgcatgcgtgtgtttgtgtgtatcagATCTGCGCCAACTTGGACTGTGCCATCGTCTCCACCCAAAACTTCACCGAGGAGCTCAACGCCAAAGTTCCCAGACCGCATAAAACCTTTGAGATTGTGGAGAAAAGGAAGCAAGTATGACCCCCCCACGCCACCATTTTGCCACGATTGCCATTTTCCAAATGTCACGGACTCTGCGCGCGGCGCCAGGACCCGTTCGGCGATCACGTGCAGCTGCTCATGCGACGCATCCACCGCTTCTTGGAGCCGCTTGCCGACCTCCCGAACGAGTTTGGCACCCAGGAGTACGAGGGCGATGTGGTCGCGCTGCGGAACAGAGGTCTCCTATCAAAtttcatccatacatacatccatcatttttctttgccgcttatcctcacaagagtcactggagtgctggagcctatccctgctgtcaacgggcaggaggcggggtacaccctgaaccggttgccagccaatcgcagggcacgcagagacaaacaaccgcactcacaatcacacctatggacaatttagcctGTCAAATTataaattaagtcattaaacatttgaatatctttttaattgttaaaatCTGTGTATAGTACACACTGacattttcttcagtttttttttttttttaatggaagttGTATTGCAAAAACCagatttggggggtgggggaattgattagtaataaaatattttatcgtatttggatttttaaaaaatccaattcAGTTTTAGTATTCATGAATGtcttcaatgttaacaaaaatCAATACAACTAATCCTGGTTGCAAACTTGTTCagaatccctccatccatttttttggggctgcttatcctcacaagggtcactgttAGGAGGGTGTGACGTTGAGCAAATTCCCATTCGCAGGCGTGAGAGAGTGCAACAGGCGACTGCAGCAATGCGCCATCCACCTGCGCGAGTACAACGAGGCGCTGCTGGTGAACGACACGCTGCAGTCGAAGGACTCTCTGGATTCCCTGGAGGACTTCTACGGCGGCAGAGAGAAGGCCGTCCTCGATGACACCGACCGCTTTCTGCTCGATCTTTTCCGAGGTTagtctgaaattgtcatgtcaatgtccaagccgcttatcctcacgagggttgcgggaaagctggagcctagccTAGCTAcgttcgggcgaaaggcggagtacaccctgaactggtcgccagtcagtcgcagggcggatgtcgacacaatcactgagcgggaatcgatcccacgccacACTAGTGACTCTAGTCTGGAATTGGAAGTGGAGAATCTAAGATAAACATATCAAATATCACCCGATGACAAATTGGATCCAGATTGCGCCTCGATCAGAATTTAAAAAGAGATAAATCAAACTGGACTTGTTATACAGGTCAGGTTTGGTCTGGTTGCCATTTGTTGTACTCATCCTGAATCCTGATATGACTGCGTCGGGGTGAACTTTTCCAAGGTTGCCTGGAATTCGCTGgaagtgtcatgagcaaggctggaccttGTCCAAGGGGGGCGTGGCCTGGGCAAAGCTCCGACACCTgttgccggtcacagctgtgccacgtgaggcactgtgattagacaacgtatttaagttggagttctATCACTGGTTTTTACCAGTTTGTTGAATATTCTTTCCAGCATCCAGGGTTACTGCGCCATTATGGTCCAGTCGTGCTTTTGGTtttgctctttagttgactcctagttatcggacattgttttttgtgttttggatccggCCTTCTTGTACCGTGTTGTCGTGCGCAACTTtcgtttgtaaaaaaaatcccactgaacatcatggcctcgtcttggagtcctgcatttgggtccgcccgtgcatTGTTGGTTTGGGACAGGAAGACTGAAATTGGTCACCTGCCCCTCACCCGCAGAGAACCGGAGTAAGATGAGGACGCTGGCGGCCGACCCGCTTTTTGAAAACCCCAAGATGACGCAGCTGGAGACCACCCTGCTGAGACACTTCAGCCCCAACGTGAAGTCTCGAGGAATCGTGTTCAGCAAGACTCGCAAGAGCACCCGCTGCCTGCACCGATGGGTCCTCGACAACCACGTTCTGCACTTAGCCGGCGTCAAGCCCGCCATCATAATGGGCAGCGCCGCCATGACGCAGGTGCGCGAGCGGACGGTGATCGAGATAAAGAGGTCCAGTGTATCCATCGTCCGTTTTCCCGCAGCACGATCGGGACGACGCCATCCGCAACTTCCACCAGGGCTCGGTCAACCTCCTGTTAGCCACCAGCGTGGCCGAAGAGGGTCTGGACGTCCCCCAGTGCAACCTGGTGGTCCGCTACGGCCTGCTGACCAACGAGATCGCCCAGCAGCAGGCCAGCGGTCGCGCCCGGGCCCGAGACAGCCACTACTCGCTGATCGCCCGCCGCGGCGGCCCCGAGGAGCGACGGGAGAGCCTCAATACTTACCTGGAGGGGCTCACCGCCGAGGCTGTGGATAGAATCCACCGGATGAGCCCGGAAGAGTTCGACACCAAGGTGAGCGAGACTGGGAAGAACCAACATCCTTCCGCCGTCTCACCTCCCGGGTTCTTCCGCTCCCGTCCGCAGATTGCCGAGCTCCAGGAGCAGTCGGCCGCGTGCGGCCGGACGGCGGCGGTGCGCAGGGCGGAGAAGAACGGCCGCTACTCGGCCGACAGCGTCCGGCTGCTGTGCTCCAACTGCTTGACGCCTGTGGCGCGAGGCAGCGACATCCAGCTGGTGGAGAAAACTCATTACGTCAACGTCAACCCGGATTTCAAGTGGGTTCAGCCGCTGAGCAACGCCGCGAGAAACGGGCCGAATGAGATTTGTCGCGTTAATTGGATcaaatttgattcattttctagtCATTCATCTAATTtcttaacaaatgaaaaatgtaaataatgaatAAGTAATATCCATACATCTATTTtcttgtgccgcttatcctcacgtgggtcgcagggagtgctggaggctatcccagcagtcaacgggcaggaggcggggtacaccgtgaactggtcgccagtcaatcgcagggcacgtagagacaaacagtcgcactcacaatcacactaggggcaattttagagtgtccaattaatgttgcatgtttttgggatgtgggaggaaaaccgcagtgcccgtaggaaacccacaaaggcactgggagaacatgcaaactccacacaggcggggccgggattgaacccgggtccttagaactgtgaggccaacgctttaccagctgatccaccgttccgcatgaataaataataataaaaagaaaatacataattttacaggtacatttttttattttaagtgctTGGTTGCTGAATCAAAATGcagtataaaaataattaaaaatgagtgatttcttttcattcatcataattcatttttttatgtattcgTATTCATTCAACTCATTAAATGGTTAGTTAATTTCAATAAAATTCCAAGATGAGTGAATTATTCAGTCATTCATGCAAAAATTCCATTCGGCTTATCTTCACTAAAtgtagaattttatttttttttaataaatgtattttattaaataatgaCTTCATTATATTTAACTTCACAGAAACGGGGTATATGAATTTATAGTACTAAAGTGAACTGCTTTACATATTCTATatattcttttttgtgtgtgtttgtctttaaaaaaaatattaattacacAGTTTTAggtataattataataatgccgtgaaaatgagaatgaattaatatttcaatgaaaacttgtTTCCATCtatcctcagaacggtgaggccaacgctttaccagctgcaccacctgAATAAgtaataatgaaaagaaaatacacaattttatatcattcatttattcatgcatcttccgttccgcttatcctcactaaacttagcattttttattcatgtattttattaaatgaGTTTATTATATTATTGGTTTAAATTCACATAAGCAAGGTATATGAATTATTAATACTAAAGTGAACTGCTTTACATATTCtacatatttattcattttgtgtCTTTAAAAATATTAACTACACAGTTTTAGGTATAATAATGcagtgagaaaaatgagaataaattaatatttcaatGATTTTCTCCCCCCCATCTATTCATatggatttcatttatttatttgtgttcatTCAATGTTCATGTATTCAATGTCAATAATATGTTATTGTTATATAAGATTAATATTGATTGTAGAGGACATAGAAAAGTGAGAATAACTCCATACTTTTCTGACACATTGATCACGTTGAACATGAAATCGTATGAAAGGAAGATTTGACGTGCTTGTTTGCTCTTAGGAGTCTCTACAACAAGGGCGATCGGATCATCTTGGACAAAACCTTTGAGGACTGGGATTTGGGCTGCATCATCACCTGCAACATAGACAATTGCAACAAGGTAATTGTGGACTTTTGTCTCTTGTCCTCTTGCGTCCATTCAATCTTGTCAGCGTATGGAAATTCCTCGGTGGATCAAGTAGTGTACGGTAATCCCTTGTTTGTTACTGGGGTTAGGTTATGAGCATTcccgcaataggtgaaatccATCAAGTGTTGCcccacatgttttgggggattatCTTTTACAGCTGTATGAACCTCAGTTTTATTAATCTTCTACATACTctaacataccgtaattcccggcctacggagcgcacctgtttataagcctcgcccagtacatttgtaaaggaaataccatttggtacgtacataggctgcagctgtgtaaaagccgcaagtgcccaggttgaaacacgagatatttacaaagaaagacggtacacagaaagtttagtTCTAGCGCCGCCCCACTAACGttaacactaatgctagtgctgcCCCACTAACGTTAATGctaacaacatactggtaaaaatcactgcgacacggcAGTAAACACGCTAGAGCAGCGctaacaacataccggtaaaaatcactgagatatggcagtaacacgctagcgcaacgctaacaggaccggacttacatacatacacagatactgtacagtactattATGCATTACTGTTTGTCTAATCATTTGAAAAGTGTAGAATAAAGTACAGAAAAAGGTTATTAGTACCGCAATTTTcgccctacaagccgcgacttttttcacacgctttcaaccttgctgttcatgcgatgatgcggctaatttgtgcattttttctaacggccgcaaggggcactcgagcggaataggtaagagtgagaccggtggaatatatgtgccgaggaagtgacttttaccggcccggccccgttagtgcggcgctagtaaTAACATTAGCACTGCGGCgcttgcgttaaactctgtgtaccgtctttctttgtaaatatcttgtttcaatgtgggcacttgcggcttttacacaggtgcgacgtatctatgtaccaaatggtatttcctttccaaatgtattgggtgaggcttataaccaggtgcgctgtgtaggccgggaattacggtaattggatcatttcctgcTACAAAAACCGATGCTCGAAACAAAAACCCGGTCGCGTGGCAAAGATTTAGTTTCCCGTGCCGTTGCAGCAATGGGGCTCTGAGCTGCAGTACCGCAAGGTGGCGCTGCTGCCAAATGTGGCCATCAAGCACTTTGCCCTCGAGACGCCCGACGGCAGGACCACGGTGAAGAACTGGAAGGACATCCCGTTCAGCGTGGAAGACTTCAGCTTCAGCGAATACTGCCTCAAAAACTGCGCAGACCTCCTGGACTAACAAGCGAATGCTAACGCTGTTAAAAGTGCTTGAAACATACctgggtgcaatttagagtctcagattcatgcatgtttttgcgatgtgcgaagaaaccggagtgcccggagaaaacccgcgcaggcacggggaaaacaagcaaactccacaaagacggggcctggatttgaaccccagtcctcagaactgtaaggcagacatATCAAACCAGACGTTCCGCTGTTCTGCCTGCTCTCTAATGtattctgcccccccccacccaccaaaaaaaaaatacaaattatataGCATAGTACAGTTTTGGATTTAATTAATTCTAAAGTACTTTTGATAATATGCACTATGTATtttgcagaggaaaaaaaacgaaaataaaacatttttttgccttcATTACTGTTTCATGCCGTAATTGTTGGTACTGATGCTGTCAATTACCACTAGAGGGCAATGTTGCGTCAGGAATTGTCTACACTGTGGTGACCGCGGTCctgcaattaaaaatacaacaaaattaaaataaaaacaacgcaACCATAAGAAAATAGCATAACACAATCAATTGTGCtgtgaaataattacaaaaataatacaatactaaaaataaatacacaattatTCATATGTAAGGAATACATAAATAATCAAGGGCAATAGTTGAAAATAAAGTACTGTAATCTAAAAACAGAAAAGCCATTAGAataccaaaaataaaacaattataaGTAGGATAAATCAATATGTAAATGTTTAATAGTAAATAgaccaatatttgaaaaataaaaattcttttGTGGTTGATCACAAAGTAAAATGTCTTAGAACTACTGGTGcatctttaataataataaaaataaattaccataAGGGAATAAGTTAATGAAAAGCATCTCAATTAAAAATCCATCTTATAGCAAGCTATAACTAACACTTTTGATGAGTGAACACACAGCGACTTTTCCACAATCGTGATATGACTTTCATATTCCGTCAGCGCATCTCTAATGTGCTTGTGTATTACCGCCCGGCTCATTGAACACACATTTAACACCATTAAAAGTCGCTGAAGAAATCACAATTAATTGATCCCATTGGCATCATCGCGCGTCAAGTGCAAATGATACAAAGtatcattctattttttttttttttcagggttgtgaaaataaaataaatataatcatgttcctccccccccccccatgcctgACTTGGCGGGGAGGAGGCGGAAACCGCTGTGATTGACTGTGATCCGACTCGGTGTCTCTAATCAACACTGATTATTTCCTTTTGCACATGCAGAGCACGCTGATTGCAACTAGAcacttgtgtgcatgtgcgtgtgagCGCATTCATACATGAGAGCAATGGCACTCGTGCGTTTTTGTTGACGTATGAATCCAGgaaaaccaccccccccccttttgcaaaaaactcaaaatactgtacaaatggTCTCTTTGTAACAGCCCTCGGTTGCTAAAAGACATTTCTTGAAACCTCCACCCATTTTCGCAACACCTGGAATACAAATCCCCAAATTCAAGCTACGTTCTGACTTTTCgtgcaaaatgtcaattttgagtgcagcagctggaaagcgttggcctcacggttctgaggactttggttcaaatcccggacccacctgtgtggagtttgccatgttctccccgtgcctgtgtggcttttgtgTGGGCCCGTAACGCTCCCCTGGGCACTCTGCTttctttcttccatccatccattttctcagtcgcttatcctcacgagggtcgcggggagcgctggagcctatcccaactgtcaacgggcaggaagcggggtacaccctgaactggtcgccagccaatcgcaggggacatagagacgaacagctgcactcacaatcacacctatggacaatttagagtctcaaattaatgtgccgcgttttgggggtgtgggaggaaaccattgATCACCAttaaatttgtgtttattttctgaAATTCTGGCCAAGAATAAGACGGTGAAAAAACTATAATGGACCTCGCAGGGCACTCTGAGGAACACCTTAACAccaggaaagcgttggcctcacagttatgaggactttGGTCCAAATCcctgacccacctgtgtggagtttgcatgttctccccgtgcctgtgtgggttttctctgggcactctggtttcttccattcatccatccagccattttcttagccgcttatcctcacgagggtcacggggagcgctggagcctatcccgactgtcaacgggcaggaggcagggtacaccctgaattggttgccagccaatcgcaggggacaatgagacaaacaggcacactcacacctatggacaatttagagtctcaaattaatgtggCGTGttatggggatgtgggaggaaaccggagtgcgcggagaaaagccacccaggcaaggggagaacatgcaaactccacacaggtgggtcaggGATTTGGACCagagtcctcataactgtgaggcaaacactttaaCAGctgaatccaccgtgccgcccattttgaatcatttgtttttatttgggcggcacggtggatttaGCATCCAGATCACAATTCCACATGATAGACAttaaatttgtgtttattttctgaA contains these protein-coding regions:
- the dhx58 gene encoding probable ATP-dependent RNA helicase DHX58, giving the protein MSDLVLYEYQKEVVQRALRGENIIVWLPTGAGKTRAAVYVAQKHLKTTKVAKVVVLVTTVHLAKQHYSKEFFPHLGRDYAVKVVSSDSEEKDFMRATLSGTDVLICTAQILLNALGSDEEAKRVELSDVTLLVVDECHHTRKETAYNKIMRLYLEKKTSGDGRLPQVLGLTASPGTGGAKYLEKAVEHVLQICANLDCAIVSTQNFTEELNAKVPRPHKTFEIVEKRKQDPFGDHVQLLMRRIHRFLEPLADLPNEFGTQEYEGDVVALRNRGVRECNRRLQQCAIHLREYNEALLVNDTLQSKDSLDSLEDFYGGREKAVLDDTDRFLLDLFRENRSKMRTLAADPLFENPKMTQLETTLLRHFSPNVKSRGIVFSKTRKSTRCLHRWVLDNHVLHLAGVKPAIIMGSAAMTQHDRDDAIRNFHQGSVNLLLATSVAEEGLDVPQCNLVVRYGLLTNEIAQQQASGRARARDSHYSLIARRGGPEERRESLNTYLEGLTAEAVDRIHRMSPEEFDTKIAELQEQSAACGRTAAVRRAEKNGRYSADSVRLLCSNCLTPVARGSDIQLVEKTHYVNVNPDFKSLYNKGDRIILDKTFEDWDLGCIITCNIDNCNKQWGSELQYRKVALLPNVAIKHFALETPDGRTTVKNWKDIPFSVEDFSFSEYCLKNCADLLD